Proteins from a single region of Starkeya sp. ORNL1:
- a CDS encoding HepT-like ribonuclease domain-containing protein — MSERSIFRLEDMKQSIGNIRALLDGRSFDTMRTDAVTRAAFERFLEILSEASRHVPSEWKDSVAPNIPWRQIADLGNHIRHAYNKLDAEILWNIYETDLDALEIAVESMLQQYRSGS; from the coding sequence ATGAGCGAGCGTTCGATCTTTCGTCTTGAAGATATGAAACAGAGCATCGGCAACATCCGTGCCCTGCTCGACGGTCGATCATTCGATACGATGCGCACCGACGCGGTAACGCGGGCGGCCTTTGAGAGATTCTTGGAAATCCTCAGCGAAGCATCAAGACATGTTCCTTCCGAATGGAAGGACTCCGTGGCGCCGAACATTCCGTGGAGACAGATTGCAGACCTAGGTAATCACATCAGGCATGCTTACAACAAGCTCGATGCCGAAATATTGTGGAATATCTACGAAACTGATCTCGATGCCTTAGAGATTGCTGTTGAAAGCATGCTGCAGCAATACCGATCAGGCTCGTGA
- a CDS encoding nucleotidyltransferase domain-containing protein gives MSRDQLIRSLSTLEPRLRAEGVTRLALFGSRARGDNRPDSDIDVAIDVAPNSRFSLIDLVSVAQEIEDETGLPANIFMRRSLDEGFKRTLERDAIEIFQ, from the coding sequence ATGTCGCGCGACCAACTGATCCGGTCTCTCTCGACCCTCGAGCCTCGGCTGCGAGCGGAGGGTGTGACGCGGCTGGCGCTGTTCGGCTCACGCGCCCGTGGCGACAATCGTCCGGACAGCGATATCGACGTTGCCATTGACGTTGCGCCTAATTCCCGGTTCTCGCTGATCGACCTCGTCAGCGTGGCCCAAGAGATCGAAGATGAGACCGGGCTTCCCGCAAACATCTTCATGAGGCGTAGCCTCGACGAAGGCTTCAAGCGGACGCTGGAACGTGACGCCATCGAGATTTTCCAATGA
- the murC gene encoding UDP-N-acetylmuramate--L-alanine ligase: protein MKLPLSLGPIHFVGIGGIGMSGIAEVLHNLGYTVQGSDVAESANVKRLTEKGIAVRIGHTAENLDGAEVLVVSSAIKRDNPELVAARAKRLPVVRRAEMLAELMRLKSCVAIAGTHGKTTTTSLVATLVDAGGLDPTVINGGIINAYGTNARLGGGNWMVVEADESDGTFLKLPAEVAIVTNIDPEHLDHFKTFDAVKDAFRAFVENVPFYGFAVMCTDHPVVQALVGRVEDRRVITYGANPQADVRITDIDLRGGQCKFSVLFRDRDGAVVHELRDLVLPMPGHHNALNATAAVAVARELGIPDERIRSALAGFGGVKRRFTRTGTWNGVTIFDDYGHHPVEIAAVLRAARASTEGQVIAVVQPHRYTRLQSLFDQFATCFNDADHVIVAEVYAAGETPIPGIDRDHLVDALRARGHRSVIALPGPDALAGLVKGLARPDDYVVCLGAGNITQWAYALPEQLAKAEA, encoded by the coding sequence ATGAAGCTTCCGCTGTCACTCGGCCCCATCCATTTCGTCGGCATCGGCGGCATCGGCATGAGCGGCATTGCCGAGGTGCTGCACAATCTCGGCTATACGGTGCAGGGCTCCGACGTCGCCGAGAGCGCCAATGTAAAGCGCCTCACCGAGAAGGGCATCGCGGTCCGCATCGGCCACACCGCCGAGAATCTCGACGGTGCCGAGGTGCTGGTGGTCTCATCCGCCATCAAGCGCGACAATCCTGAGCTTGTGGCCGCGCGGGCCAAGCGCCTGCCGGTGGTGCGGCGCGCCGAGATGCTGGCCGAGCTGATGCGGCTGAAGAGCTGCGTCGCCATCGCCGGCACCCACGGCAAGACCACCACCACCTCGCTGGTGGCGACGCTGGTCGATGCCGGCGGGCTCGACCCGACCGTCATCAATGGCGGCATCATCAATGCCTATGGCACCAATGCCCGGCTCGGCGGCGGCAACTGGATGGTGGTGGAGGCCGACGAGAGCGACGGCACCTTCTTGAAGCTGCCCGCCGAGGTCGCCATCGTCACCAATATCGATCCCGAGCACCTCGACCACTTCAAGACCTTCGATGCGGTGAAGGACGCCTTCCGCGCCTTCGTCGAGAATGTGCCGTTCTACGGTTTCGCGGTGATGTGCACCGACCATCCGGTGGTGCAGGCCCTGGTCGGGCGCGTCGAGGATCGCCGCGTCATCACCTATGGCGCCAACCCGCAGGCCGATGTGCGCATCACCGACATCGACCTGCGCGGCGGGCAATGCAAGTTCAGCGTGCTGTTCCGCGACCGCGACGGCGCGGTGGTGCACGAGTTGCGCGACCTGGTGCTGCCGATGCCCGGCCACCACAATGCGCTGAACGCCACCGCGGCGGTCGCGGTGGCACGCGAGCTCGGCATTCCCGACGAGCGGATCCGCTCGGCGCTGGCCGGCTTCGGCGGGGTGAAGCGGCGCTTTACCCGCACCGGCACCTGGAACGGCGTCACCATCTTCGACGATTACGGCCACCACCCGGTGGAGATCGCCGCCGTGCTGCGCGCGGCACGGGCCTCGACCGAGGGGCAGGTGATCGCGGTGGTCCAGCCGCACCGCTACACGCGGCTGCAATCGCTGTTCGACCAGTTTGCCACCTGCTTCAACGATGCCGACCACGTCATCGTCGCCGAGGTCTATGCCGCCGGCGAGACGCCGATCCCGGGGATCGACCGCGACCATCTGGTCGACGCGCTGCGCGCCCGCGGCCACCGCTCGGTGATCGCGCTGCCGGGGCCCGATGCGCTGGCCGGCCTGGTGAAGGGCCTCGCCAGGCCCGACGACTATGTGGTCTGCCTCGGCGCCGGGAACATCACGCAGTGGGCCTACGCGCTGCCCGAGCAACTGGCGAAAGCTGAGGCCTGA
- the murB gene encoding UDP-N-acetylmuramate dehydrogenase produces MTFPDLIPQLSALMPALRGRMIANQPLAELTWFRVGGPAQILFSPADEDDLAYFLAHLPADIAVTVVGLGSNLIVRDGGVEGVVIRLGRGFNEITVEDGHKLRVGTAVPDVRVAKAAADAGIDGLAFYRGIPGGIGGALRMNAGAHHGETKDCLIEARAVDRTGARHVLANGDFGFHYRHSGAPADFIFTSALYQGRPGEPAAILAEMDRITAAREASQPIREKTGGSTFKNPPGNKAWQLVDAAGCRGLKVGAAQVSEMHCNFLINTGGATAAEIEGLGEEVRRRVKQNSGVELEWEIKRIGVPLS; encoded by the coding sequence ATGACTTTCCCCGATCTCATCCCCCAGCTCTCCGCCCTCATGCCCGCCTTGCGCGGGCGGATGATCGCGAATCAGCCATTGGCCGAGCTCACCTGGTTCCGGGTCGGCGGACCGGCGCAAATCCTGTTCTCGCCGGCCGACGAGGACGACCTCGCCTATTTCCTCGCGCATCTGCCGGCGGACATCGCGGTCACCGTGGTCGGCCTCGGCTCCAACCTCATCGTTCGTGACGGCGGGGTCGAGGGCGTGGTGATCCGGCTCGGGCGCGGCTTCAACGAGATTACGGTCGAGGACGGTCACAAGCTGCGGGTCGGCACCGCGGTGCCCGACGTGCGGGTCGCCAAGGCGGCGGCGGATGCCGGCATCGATGGCCTCGCCTTCTATCGCGGCATTCCTGGCGGCATTGGTGGCGCCCTGCGCATGAATGCCGGTGCGCACCATGGCGAGACCAAGGACTGCCTGATCGAGGCGCGGGCGGTGGACCGCACTGGGGCGCGCCATGTGCTGGCGAACGGCGATTTCGGTTTCCACTACCGCCATTCCGGCGCGCCGGCGGACTTCATCTTCACCTCGGCGCTCTATCAGGGCCGGCCGGGCGAGCCCGCCGCCATCCTCGCGGAGATGGACCGGATCACCGCGGCGCGCGAAGCCTCGCAGCCGATCCGCGAGAAGACCGGCGGCTCCACCTTCAAGAACCCGCCCGGCAACAAGGCCTGGCAACTGGTCGATGCCGCCGGCTGCCGCGGGCTCAAGGTCGGCGCGGCGCAGGTGTCGGAGATGCACTGCAACTTCCTGATCAATACCGGCGGCGCCACGGCGGCCGAGATCGAGGGGCTCGGCGAGGAGGTGCGCCGCCGGGTGAAGCAGAATTCCGGCGTCGAGCTGGAATGGGAGATCAAGCGGATCGGCGTGCCGCTGTCCTGA